ATACTCATTTCCATTTGGGCGCTTTTTACGGTGTATCCCTTACCGATCATATTCCCGAACATTCGGTTGCGGCTAAAGGTAGAATATCCAGTGACCAAAAGATCGCCAAGATAGGCAGAATTGTTAATGTTCCGTTTCATCTTGTGCACGCGTTTAATAAAGCGTTTCATCTCCCGTATGGCGTTACTCATTAAAACACTCTGAAAGTTATCCCCATATCCCAAGCCGTGGGCAATCCCTGCGGCAATGGCATAAATGTTTTTGAGCATGGCAGCGTATTCCGTACCTATGATATCATCGGATATTTTAGTTTTAATATAGTCGCTGGCTAACGCATTGGCTACCGTTTTTGCTTTGTCCGCATCTGCGCAGGCTAAGGTTAAATAGGAAAGTCGTTCTAAGGCCACCTCCTCCGCATGGCACGGTCCCGTGATTACCCCAATATTTTCAAAAGGAATTTTATATTGTTCGTGAAAATGTTCGCCAACGATTAAACCGGTCTCTGGCACTATGCCCTTGATTGCGGAGAAAATGATTTTATCGGTTAAAGGAACCTCTAGCTTTTGCAACTCGCTATCTAGAAACGCTGAGGGTATCGCGAAAATAAGGATATCCGCATTGGTAATGGTATGGTTTATATCCGTGGTAACATTGAGCAGGTCTGTACGGAACTCTACCGAACTAAGGTAGTTGGGATTATGTTGATGCGTTTTAATATGTTCTACCGCATCAGCATTACGCATATACCAACCCACATGATGTTGGTTTTCCGTTAACATCTTTACAATTGCAGTTGCCCAACTACCGCCACCAAGTACGGCAAATTTCTTCGTTTTCATCATCCGTATAAATATCTACTCAAAATTACCAAATTAAAAACTTCAGATTATGTACTGATAATCAAACGATTATACAAATTGGCACGGTGATTGTTTTCTAATAACAGAATCAAAAAACCAGAGGAGATGAAAAAGATAAAACTACTATTTGGATATGTGTTGATGGCCACACTATTGGTTTCCTGTTATGCAGATGTTATCGTAGCCGATGATTTTATTGAAGAATCGGCGTTTAATACGGATCAGGTACTACAGTCCTATGACTTGTGGTATGTAGATATCAATGAAACCCAGGGAAATGGGGAAGTTCCTTTCTTACAGCGGGCCTTCACCATAAGTTTTAATGGCGGTGCGGTATATGCCAACAACAATATTGTTGGTATTGGTAAAACAGGAAACGGAATAGGGATTGATGTCGGTTTTTACAGCACACTAAGAGGGGTGGTAGAGATTGAGCACGATGTGGATGGCACTTGGTTTTTAGAAGTATACGCCGCCAACGGTAACACTATAGAACTGTATGACCCAAGATCGGACACTTCTTATTTTCTACGTGGATTTCAACGCAATAATTTTGACTATGATCAAGTATTCTATGACAACATCAATTACTTTATTCAGGAGTACGATGTATGGGAGAAAGTTTATACGAGCGAAGAAGGAGCTATCAATGACTTTGACGACGAAAACTTCCTGCAATTTTTACCTACCTTCTTTAGGTCTTCGGTAGATGGTTCAGGAACACCCATAAGTCAGCTACAGTGGGATTTTGAAGGAGACTACCAAGTTTATGATATTGCTAACGACAATTCGCTAAAAGCTTTGACCTTGGATTATGATTTTATGGGCGATGATTATTTTGAGCTTTATGTTATCAATGATACGACTATAGAATTGTACCATCCGGATAGCGAAACGGTATATGAATTTAGGGGTAGGGGTTATCAGCAGTATTTAAAATCGGGAAAAGGTAAGGTAGACAAGAAAAGAATAAAAACTGACAATCCTACGATGAACGTAAAGCGAAAACGAAAATAATAGTAAGAACAATGGTAATAACCGTTTTGGAAGAAGTTCCGAAACGGTTTTTATGGTGTCACTTCTGTACCCCTTCCATAATTATGGTGTCCAGAGGTGTATTTTCGTTTGTGTGAAGTACAGAAATATCCCCAGTGGTTTCAAATACAACGGCCTTTACCTGTTTAAGGTTTAGTACATTGGCTTCCCTTAATTTTCCCATTAAATCAGATTTGCTTACTAAGGCCTTTTGCATATTTGCTTCGAGTATGTGTTCTCCGTCCATTAATAATATTGGTGTATTGGTTACTACTTTTTCGGCCTTTTTGGAACTACTTAAAAGTTTAGCGAACACTATTTGCAAAATGGCTAGTATGGCAACGGAAACCAGAGCGGGGATGAAGTTGCTTTCGGGTTTATTAACAGCATCGGCCAGAATGGAGCCCATGGCAATGGTGATGGCAAAATCCAGACTGGTCATTTTTGCAAAGGTCCGCTTCCCGGCCAATCGGGTAACCAGAAGTAAGTAAAGGTAAATAAGCACTCCGGCCAATAGCATTTGTAGTATGGTCGTAAGGGAAATCGTTTCAAAGATTTTCATGTTTTTCGTATCAATAATTGGGTGTATAGTTTAATTCACTTTAAACTATCATATTAGGGAATAGATATTAGCCCATTTCAATTAATTCGTAACGTATCCACTAAAATTAAAAACCAGCTACTCATTCTTGAACACTTTTTTAAATTCGGACGGGTTTTGTCCCGTTACTTTTTTAAAGCTTCGATTAAAATAAGACAGACTCTCAAAACCACACTCATAACAAGTTTCGCTCACGTTCTTTCCAGAGAGCAATAATCGTTTTGCCTGGCTAATACGGTATTGGTTTAAGAAGGAGATAAAAGTACTTCCGGTGGTTTTCTTAAAATACCTACAGAATGCCTCTTTTGTTAAATTACAAGTTGCCGCTACTTCGGTTAGCCCAATCTTTTCGTGATATCGTTCATCTATTAGGGCATAAATTTTACGCAATCTTTTTTGCTCTTTCTTATTGTATTTATTTACGAAGGGTTTGGTGTGCAGTAGTTCAAACTCTGCACTCTCAGAAAGTTTTTTAAGAATGGTAATAACTTTCATGAAGAAGGCGAAGGGTTCCAAAAGGTGTAGTGTTTTTAGAAGTGCTCCGATTTCCTTTTTAGTTTCTCCGTAAAACGCAATGCCGTATTTGGAGAGTTCCAACAAACGATCTATTTGCTTTAGTTCGGGTAGGGCATCAAGCGTACTATCCTTAAAAGCTGGTTTTATGTGCAATACTTCTTTTCTATAACTGGTAGTAACGCCATGATCAAAATTAAGGTGGGGAATATTTGCACCGATGAGCACCAGATCAGAACCCTGAAATTCTGAGATATGATTCCCTACATGTCGTTTTGCGGAGGCACCCTCAATATAGACCAACTCCAATTCCGGATGAAAATGCCAGTAAAAAAGATGGTTCAGTTTGGGGTCATGAAGCAACTTAAAAGGACTTTTAGAATCCGGCGCTATAGTTTCTAATTGAATTTTCATGGGGTGTTCGGGGTATGGCTAAATTTCTAGGAATACTATAAAGTATAACAAAAATGACTAAAAAATACGAATATTGGATATTATATATCAATATAGTTCAAATTCGTATCAATATCAAGGTGGTTTACCGTTAGGAATAGGTATAGTTTTACATCATCAATTTGAAGTATTTAAATCAGTAATGTTATGGAACGAACAAAAACTAAAGTAGAAATGGCCAATAAGGCGCATAAAGAAATTCCGGGGAATCCGTCTACCGCAACAAGTAGTAAGCAACACTTAAATGACCGTTCCAATGGAAAACCGTTACGGGTGTTGAGTGAGGAAGATTGGAAGTTTTGGAAGCATAACGGCTACATCGTAATAAAAAATGCCGTACCTGCGGAACAGGCTAAGGAAACGGCAGATTTTCTCTGGGAATTTGATGAAAAGGACCCCAATGATAAAACCACTTGGTATGCCCCACCTAGGGCAGAAATGCAGATGAAAGAATTGACAGGAACGGGGATGGTAGAGGTTTATAACCATCAACTGTTATGGAACAACAGACAGACCCAACGGGTATATGATGCTTTTGTAGATGTCTGGGGAACGGAGAAATTGTGGGTCACCATTGACCGAGCCAACTTAAATTTTCCCTTACCTCCGGGAGTGGACAAAAAAGGCTTCATTCATTGGGATTATGATCCGGAAACAAGACCGCAGAACGTTCAAGGTGTTTTGGCACTAGCTGACCAAGAAGATGAAAATATGGGAGGCTTCCAGTGCATACCTTGGTTGTACAGAAATTATGATACATGGAAATTGACCCAACCAGAGGATAGGGACCACTTTCAGCCAGATATCTCGGATTTGGAAGATAAAATCGTTAAAGTGAAAATGCAGGCGGGCGACTTACTCATTTTTAATAGTACCGAACCACACGGTATTAGACCTAACAAGTCAGCGGAAAAGGTGCGTATTGCGCAATATATTTCCATGATGCCGGCAGAGGAAGATAATCAAGCACTAAAGGATTGGCGCGTTAATTCTTGGAAGAATAGAACTGCACCAGAAGGCTATGCTTTCCCAGGAGATCCTCGTAATTGGGAGCAAACAAAATACGATACCGCAACACTTACGGATTTAGGAAAGAAACTACTGGGGTTAAACCAATGGTAGAAATTGTATTCAACAACACGGAGTATTTATGCTATCAAGTTTAAGTTATCTGGATATTATCATTATCCTTGCCTATTTTGGTATTATTTTATGGATTGCCCAATGGGCCTCAAAAAGTAAATCAGCTTCCGGGAGTGCTATTGATTATTTTTTGGCGGGGAAGAGCTCAGGGTGGCTGGTGATAGGAGCATCGCTCTTTGCATCGAATATTGGTTCCGAAATCATTTTAGGCGTTTCGGGAGCAGGTGCACGTGGAAACATGCCCATGGCCAACTTTGAGATAATTGCCGCTCTGGTCTTAATACTTTTAGGTTGGGTATTTGTACCCTTTTACTTGAGGACCGGGGTGTATACCATGCCAGAGTTTCTAGAAAAAAGATATTCTAAAGCATGTAGAAGTTACCTCTCTGTCATTTCTATTTTGGCCTATGTCATCACCAAAATTTCCTTAATCATCTTTGCAGGTGCGCTGGTCTTC
This genomic window from Maribacter sp. MJ134 contains:
- a CDS encoding NAD(P)H-dependent glycerol-3-phosphate dehydrogenase, which codes for MMKTKKFAVLGGGSWATAIVKMLTENQHHVGWYMRNADAVEHIKTHQHNPNYLSSVEFRTDLLNVTTDINHTITNADILIFAIPSAFLDSELQKLEVPLTDKIIFSAIKGIVPETGLIVGEHFHEQYKIPFENIGVITGPCHAEEVALERLSYLTLACADADKAKTVANALASDYIKTKISDDIIGTEYAAMLKNIYAIAAGIAHGLGYGDNFQSVLMSNAIREMKRFIKRVHKMKRNINNSAYLGDLLVTGYSTFSRNRMFGNMIGKGYTVKSAQMEMSMVAEGYYATKSAYQLNQKHKKKSKTPIIDTVYEILYKNGNAKKLFKKLTDKLD
- a CDS encoding nicotinic acid mononucleotide adenyltransferase, whose amino-acid sequence is MKKIKLLFGYVLMATLLVSCYADVIVADDFIEESAFNTDQVLQSYDLWYVDINETQGNGEVPFLQRAFTISFNGGAVYANNNIVGIGKTGNGIGIDVGFYSTLRGVVEIEHDVDGTWFLEVYAANGNTIELYDPRSDTSYFLRGFQRNNFDYDQVFYDNINYFIQEYDVWEKVYTSEEGAINDFDDENFLQFLPTFFRSSVDGSGTPISQLQWDFEGDYQVYDIANDNSLKALTLDYDFMGDDYFELYVINDTTIELYHPDSETVYEFRGRGYQQYLKSGKGKVDKKRIKTDNPTMNVKRKRK
- a CDS encoding DUF421 domain-containing protein — its product is MKIFETISLTTILQMLLAGVLIYLYLLLVTRLAGKRTFAKMTSLDFAITIAMGSILADAVNKPESNFIPALVSVAILAILQIVFAKLLSSSKKAEKVVTNTPILLMDGEHILEANMQKALVSKSDLMGKLREANVLNLKQVKAVVFETTGDISVLHTNENTPLDTIIMEGVQK
- a CDS encoding AraC family transcriptional regulator; translated protein: MKIQLETIAPDSKSPFKLLHDPKLNHLFYWHFHPELELVYIEGASAKRHVGNHISEFQGSDLVLIGANIPHLNFDHGVTTSYRKEVLHIKPAFKDSTLDALPELKQIDRLLELSKYGIAFYGETKKEIGALLKTLHLLEPFAFFMKVITILKKLSESAEFELLHTKPFVNKYNKKEQKRLRKIYALIDERYHEKIGLTEVAATCNLTKEAFCRYFKKTTGSTFISFLNQYRISQAKRLLLSGKNVSETCYECGFESLSYFNRSFKKVTGQNPSEFKKVFKNE
- a CDS encoding phytanoyl-CoA dioxygenase family protein, coding for MERTKTKVEMANKAHKEIPGNPSTATSSKQHLNDRSNGKPLRVLSEEDWKFWKHNGYIVIKNAVPAEQAKETADFLWEFDEKDPNDKTTWYAPPRAEMQMKELTGTGMVEVYNHQLLWNNRQTQRVYDAFVDVWGTEKLWVTIDRANLNFPLPPGVDKKGFIHWDYDPETRPQNVQGVLALADQEDENMGGFQCIPWLYRNYDTWKLTQPEDRDHFQPDISDLEDKIVKVKMQAGDLLIFNSTEPHGIRPNKSAEKVRIAQYISMMPAEEDNQALKDWRVNSWKNRTAPEGYAFPGDPRNWEQTKYDTATLTDLGKKLLGLNQW